The genomic interval ACCGCCGATGATGACGAGGGCGTCGATCAGGGAAAGATATTGATGAATACTCTCTGCATCCGTCGTGCAAGGCAACGGGAGCGGCAAAGCGCAGTGGGAAACCACAGCATCGACATACTTGCCGCGGAGATGAAACTGGTGATGTTTGCCGAGTTGCATGTAGTTCATGCTCAAACCGATGACTGGTTTCCGGTTCATTTACAAAAACCTCTTTATTCAATAATGATGACAGCCTGGGGTTGATCGTCTTCAAACTCCAGAATGGGCTCTCCGCTATCTAACAATCTGCCTTCGACCAGCTCGAGTTTTGAGTTTCCCGGCATCGAAACTGTGCAAGTTCCGCTGCCGACCATCGTTCCGATCACGTTTCCACTTTTCATTTCCGCATAATCAAACCATCGTATGTTCTTGGCATTGAATCGGAAAGAATAGTTTTTGTCTCCAAGCGTCAGTTTCAGCATATCTTCCTCACGCCGGCAATTATCCAAGGGAGCTCGGATCTCGACTCTGTCCAAAAATATCTTGCGAATACTCAAAAGCAAGGTCTCCTCATTGCCGCGAATGAAGCGAATCTTGCCTTGGAGGGGGGATAGAATCGCGTTTTCCGGCGGCGTGGGAATGCGTCGTTTGAAGCGGTAGTTCATACTGATGAAAAGATTCCAAACGATTGCAGTTAGAGCAATGATCAGCGCCAAGGTATAGAGTTCGAGGGCAGGAAAGGCATAATTGAGCAGAAACGACGCCCATAATAGGATGATGGCGGGTATCTGACGCACAAACTGTGCGGTCTTGATCTTGCGCAGGATGGAGATATGCGTGAACAGAAACTTGTTTCGCGGTGTGGACATTATACCTCTCTAACCGGTTGTGCCGGATGTTTATGCCGGATAAGGCGATTGAATGATGCTTATTTAGTGGTGCGCGTCCAGGTATCGGTTCTACCAACGATCGAAACGCCGATGTAGCCGCGCAGTTTCAGGTTGTCAATTCCGTCGAATTCCGCTTTGCTGGAATAGGTTTTGCCGGATTTTGGATCATAGATCTTACCGCAGTCATACTTGGCGTTGGCTTTGACGTTCAGACCGGTCAGGACTACCAAGCCCATGAGCGGTCGGGCGCGCAGGCTCGCCTCAGGATTGTCTTTGTCCACTCGGGGGATTCCGGCTGCGTCGTTTGGTACTTTGAGCCAGACGATTCTGCCGGCATAGTTTCCGGCGGTGGTTTTGAAGACCTCGATCTTGCTGGTTTTTTCACCATTATACCAGACGCCGGTGATGTCGTCAGGTTTTTGAGCAAGAAGCGCCAGCGGCATCAGCATGGCGATCGCGATGATCAGGAGAATGGCGGTTTTCATAGATAACTCCTTGTCCTTAATTACGATTATTCATTAAATCAGATGATCCCGCAGCGTTTGTAGATATGCTCCACATGGCGCAGATATCTGTCATAATTGAAGATGTCTTTGATGGTTTCGGTGGTGAGCAGGGAAAGGATGCGTTCGTCTTTGAGCACCTGTTCCAGAAAGGGTTTGCCGTTTTGCCAGCAAAGCATGGCGTTGGTTTGCACAAGGTGGTATGCTTCCTCGCGGGAGATTCCGGTATTGGTGAGTGCCAAAAGCAGCGCCTGGGAAAAGACGAGACCGTTGGTGAGCTCGATATTGGCTTTCATATTTTCAGGATAGACAATGAGGTTTTCGATCAAAGTGATGGCGTGGTTGAGCATATAATGCGCGAGGATGCAGGAATCAGGCAGGATGATACGTTCCACACTGCTGTGCGAGATGTCGCGTTCGTGCCAGAGGGCGTTGTTTTCCATGGCGGCTTGAGCGTTTGACCGCAGGATTCTGGCTAAGC from Candidatus Cloacimonadaceae bacterium carries:
- a CDS encoding DUF2147 domain-containing protein, whose product is MKTAILLIIAIAMLMPLALLAQKPDDITGVWYNGEKTSKIEVFKTTAGNYAGRIVWLKVPNDAAGIPRVDKDNPEASLRARPLMGLVVLTGLNVKANAKYDCGKIYDPKSGKTYSSKAEFDGIDNLKLRGYIGVSIVGRTDTWTRTTK